The Drosophila innubila isolate TH190305 chromosome 2R unlocalized genomic scaffold, UK_Dinn_1.0 1_C_2R, whole genome shotgun sequence DNA window ggagagaagGAATAAAGAGTTGCAGTTGATAAGCAATGATTCAGAAAGTTACAACTGAATCTAACAATGTGCAACGAGCGAATGCACATAACAAGCTGACAGGTTTCTTCCACTCgttctccctccctctctctctctctcttcctttctctctctatctcactACCTCTCTTTGCACCATTCAGCACTGATGCTCGTTCAACTTCGAATAACGACTGATAAGACAGCCAGGAGCATAATAACTGTAGCTAAAGCTCTTTCTTGCTTCTTCTACAATCCGAAACGAGTCAAAGTTAAGCCGGAAATTTTGAAGTACGTTTGATGTCGCCTTAAAAGCTGCAACAATTGCATTTGATGCCAAGAAACAATTGCCGCAAATatggcaaatggcaattgaaaaatgaatCAGTTTGAATGCTGCATTCAGTGTGCTCGACTTTGAGATACCCGGTACTCAGGATCCCAAACATGCTAACATGTATTAAGCACACATGTGTTTGTTccatcttttattatttattaatcacataatttatataaattatagtttaagtacaattataatataaaaattccattttattaaaataaattattgtttataactgaaaagataaaaaaattaaaatttaagtttaaatttaagctttttattataacttGGGGCCGAAATTCCaaatgttgttgattttttattggacaaaattaatataccctttgtattttttaaagtccAGGGTGTTAAAAGAAAAATCCTCTTTCTTGTACTTTCACACTTTATGCGCTTAACAAAGACACTAAAGCAGAGGCGTTGACAACAAAAGGAAGGGAaatggagaaggagaaggagaaagagaacAACCGCATCGAGGTCATGAGCGTGCACGAGCATGTCGACAAGGTCAGTGTAGATTGCAAATGGGGGGACgaagagtgtgtgtgcgattgtatgtgtgtggtttTTATCTTTTGTGTGTGCACATTTCACACAAAAGTCAAATTGAAATCTGCATGAAAACCCTTCAAGTTGCATTGCAAGATCTAAAGGAAAAGCCAGAGAAAAGTTTCCTTTCAATTTCGCAAGCAAAACAGCAATCGTAAAAGCATATGtagatataaatacaaatatcttTTTAGCTCTTCAGCTCTTTAGGTCTTGCACATTTAATCGGATTTTgcattgcaaaaaataaatattgaaatgtcaGTTATCTAAACAGGGGTAGGGGAAGGGGTAGGCAGAGAAGGGTTGTGACTTAATTGGAATTAATATGCTTAcataaattccatttaaatcCAACAAGCTGCTGCCCTCAATTAACATATGTAATGTTCGAAGTAGACGCAGTCACAATGCACAAATATTGTTTGGTTttctctataaatatatatacatatatatatatacgtatatatatatatatatacttgtctccgagtgtgtgtgtgagtgtgtggcatGTAGCCAGGTAAGCCAGGTACGTGAATGTGAATGCCGCTGGCAACTGTGCCATAATTTACACTCTATCGAACGATAACAAACAACCTGCATAATGTATGGCTCTTTATACCAACAACAGGAACTAACTGTGTGGCAGAGAGGGGAGCGAGGGAGGCACACTGTTGTTATTGAACGATGGGGTCACAAAGTGGCACAAACAGCGCTTCAAATGTGCGTacgtatatgtgtatgtaaaagtgagtgtgtgtgtgtgtgtgtgcaatctATAAAATACTTGCACACTCGCTACCTGCATTATCCTTGAATGCGATTCAAAAGTGCATGAAAAAACGTTCTCACTTAAGCTacgttagtgtgtgtgtgtgtgtgtgtgctgcaaGGACAAGCTgccaataaaaatatctaacTCTAGAGCTGCACTGTTGCTTCAGCTGCATTTAACTGCAACCATTTACGCTTTATTGCCAGCATTTTTGGCCTTGCCACTTAACGGTTAATAGCTGCCAGCTGACTGGGCTCAGACAGTGTCTTTATTCGGCCAACAGTTTTGGGGATTTGggcaaatgcatttgcatttaaatgttaatgttcATTGGCAAATATTCTTCTTTGGCGCACACTcacggcgtatacgcaatgtgcaAAGTgtaatattacgtatacgtaatatgcaAGGGCTTGGTTATAAAATCTTAATTCCCAACGATTGATGGCCCAGACACGCATCAATGGTGGTTGTTGTCAACAAGCAGAGAGAGCAAGATAGAGGCAGAGAAATTAGAAAGAGAAACATGTAATACTCGGAGCAGGcaatacattaaattttataaccaACACTTATTTGCATATGACTAagtacactcacacacatcgACTGCGACTGTGTGTAACATTGATTGGATTTGTTTGAGTTTTGGAGAAGGCGTAATGGGATGGGCGGTGGAGGCGGAGGAAAGACCTAGCGGATAAGGAGGTTAAGTGCCTGGCATTTGGCAAAAGCCAGAGAGCCTACTTTGAAACTCGTGCTAATAATTTCCCATTTGCACGACCAAATTGCGGCTGCAtcgtttaatttaatgtatgcCTTAATTATGCCTCTGTATCCATTCATTCAACTCTCATACTCTTTCTCCCCAATTACTACTTAccactctctttctccttcCTCCTTTTATCTCTCTGTGCTTAATGAAATGGCAACTTCTTTTGAGCTACCAACGCACACATATTCTGTACTAgtttaaatgattaattaaggcaaaaagcaaaagtcaaAGGCATTAAAATAACTACGGCAGCTTCTTTTTTGCCAAATTGCGAActgtatatactatatggTGGTTGCATTTATTCCTGGCCTTGTCTGTCAATTTAAAATGCTCAGTGACCTTTATGCATGGCCTTCAAGTTGCCTGACAATCTGTAGTGTAGAAAACTCAAGAACTGGATGCATTTTAAAGCATAACAGATGCGCTGAATTGTCCAAAGATCGATAACATTATTGACagtttaattttggttttgcagttttaattttattgtagcGCTCAGAGCTATTTAAAAGTCACGACACAAGAGAAAGCTttaatatgtgtatttttatttattatgataatagATAAGACAAAGATGTTATAATAATATCGATAGTAttcttttcgatttttatattatgtgAAAGTAATTTtggaaattagtttaattttcaaatgaataaatatttcttaataaccCGTATGATAATTTATCGACCATTATGCTGTCAGCtctaaacatacataaatgcataGTTCAGTATATTACTGATTACCTATATTTcagctttattaattttatattcatgCTTCGACAGAACACATACTAAAATTGGTTCATGAATAATTATGCAATAATTGAAAGCAATTTCATGATGTGAAAATGATTGATAATGAGAAAGCTTGTTTAACTAGAAATTAGATAAAAGTACTAAAATTACGCAGACTGTCAGGCACAAATAGATGAGTGGCTAACATAGCAgttaatgtataaaataatggTTATCcgaccctctctctctctctctctctctcaaagCCCCTTGGCACCCAATTGAGTCAACAGTTTTTGCGTTGTTTATAAAACATGCGACTACATAAAGTTTGTTGCCTGTTtgtgaattataaatattgaatgccagcaaataaacaaataaaaagaacaataGCAATGCGCAATCTATGCAAATAAACACAGAGTGGGAATGATAGAGAGGTGAGCATGGAGAGAGAAGGAGATAGAGTGTGAGATACAAGTGAATCCAGGGGGAATAATCTGCTCATTATGCTGATTAAACTGATATACTCAGACCCACAAACACTTGCATATAAATGTAaagtaaattgtaattaaaaatgggTATTATGACGGCAttgttaattaacaaaatttaaagaccATAAATGTCGACAATGAAACTTATTCCGTTGTTGCGTTGACTCTTGAAATGAATATGTGCAAATGTGGCACCTGGTCCACCTTGTTTCAGATGTGCATAGCCCCCCTTGCCGTTCTTGTTCTGATCCGTAATCACAATTTGTGTGATTTTACGATAGAAGGTCTATCAAAAAGAATTaaagaattaagaaaattaatttgagaGGGAAATGGAAAAACGCACCTGCTGCTTGAAAGTATAATCACGTGTCACCACACGCAAAAATTTCGACTTTTCATTAATGATAACCCTCTCGAGATGTGTGTCCCTGAAAACACGTGCTCCCCACGTAACACTGTGACTCCTTTTGATGTCCTCACCGCGGCCAAGAGCCAACAGGGAAAATATTACCAATGCAGCCAAAAAACAAACTCTCATCTTGCTGAACTTTCGATTCTCAAGTATGTTTGTGACTGACATCTCGACTTATATAGGGCCGAAAAACAATGGCTTAAAgtacataaaatgtattattataagAACAGAACTGCATTGAATTCAAATCTTTtgttttctcattttaaataatggcATCAGCTGACATTCCGAATTGCGCAGCTGTTTGCTATTTATAGCCCACTATATGTGTTTCTATGCATGTGCAATTCAATTTatcacaaaataaatcaagtgTATATGGTAATAAACCGAGAAGGGAATTGATATCTTTTAAGTTGCAAACGATTTAATACTCTAGAAAATATagatatttcatttcaaagaCATTCTTTCGAGTTGCAGAAAAATATCTAAGATAATCGATTTAAAAACTAACACTTTTTGAGTTGTAGAAATCCCAATACTCTCAATactattatgaaaaaaatttgtttaacattttgacaagcttttttaatgtttttagttataaatttaatgttatatttaatttaatgaaaatgttaaataaaatttgatttttgtaattttcatatcaaatttcatttaataaataaataaatccaaaGGAAATCCAAACAACATATTATCTTATctatgattatattttttttctgttacaAACAGTTGCTCAAGCCGATCAGACTGTTCAATAACAATGCATGCAGGGTAGAGTGCACATTGTGAAGTCAACGAAAATGTCAGGGTTGTTAAATTGTCTAGTCTTTGCTTAAatcaagagaaaaaaaaaaagaaaaaataaaaccaaaaatttaaaccaaaaaaaaaatattttgtagaaaGTAATAGGGAAGGGAGAAGAGAAAATAAGAATTCCTCACAGCGCATTAAACATGCAAATTTCGAAATGGATTACACATGAATACCTAAAATGCTGCTTGGGCAAGTCAAGAGAAGTCAGAGGCCGGGATCGGGACTGAGAGCTAGGAGCGGAGGCTAAAGGTCGAGTTTGGATCTGAAAGCTGACTACGTTTCTTATTCTGCTTCGTTGCcagctgtggctgttgctttaaatttgcttaaagccaaatatttatttaatttttgttagctTCAGCTCACACCACCTCCACTCTCTATCCCCCCTCTCCCTCTACCTCTCCCTATCCCTCTGTCCTCTGTTTACGTATGCCCCGCTGCACAGATCCAATTTACTCAAGTACAAAGACCCTGTCGCGTATATTGTCGAAATTTTATTGTACAAACATGAGAATGTACAACATGTGTAAGTGTGGGCGTGTATTTgtgcatttgtatgtgtgtgtgtgtgtgtggttgagCTTTATGGTTACCACGTTGCTGTTTCTcatttgtgtctgtgtgattgtgtgtgtgtgtgtgtgtgggcatgAACAGAGTTTAAGCTTGCGACCGGTTTTTAAGTGTCTGTTGTGactatgagtgtgtgtatatgtatgtgtgtgtgtctgtgttggtaccgcaaaataaaaacgatTTTTGGCAAACAAATCAGCTACACAAAAACCACAACACAATCACAGAAATAAAGCAATAAAGGCGAGCATAACACGCCGCAGTTGTAATACCCTTTAAGACCGCAAAGAtgataaaagataaatattacaattttaaagcggaaCTCTTTTTTAAACTACTAGTCTTAAagataattttgataaacagATTGcgaattacaaaatatttgtaattaaataaaaaaagttcagTAAACAGTTGTCAACttgtggaaaaaaaaaaattccaaaactcAAGTTCATAACTATGGATTTTACCtggtaaaaacattttaatcatgTATTCagaatattattgttaaattaagacaatatGCGGATGAAATGGCACCAACTCAACATTATAAAgttcaaaaatgttaaaactaTTTGATCTAACTTAAAGAATCTTAAAGTTTACTGAAAATCAAAGTATTGCTAAGAAAAATCGTGCCTGATAtgtattttggattttttttttctatgtacAAACATGTTGTTATAGTATTTATACTACCCTCGTTTTTTCTGCTTTATAGTTGGACTATTAAATGACAGGAACAAAAGAAGAATCGACatcaaaaaaacataaatatttgtacaatttttgaataaactcCTACTCGTATTGTTGTCTTTTTGAGTACTCATATTTCGTTCACATTTCAAAGCACAATGGATACAAAAACatcatattatttgtttttcattcattGCTTTGCTTATGTTGatcacatttaaatattccaaACGAAAAAcgttcatatatatatatatgtatatcgagTACATgcttatattcatatttattgtttatgttatttaaattcagttaatactgcatatttttgttttttttttttgtattttcattgcGTTTTCATGCAGCTTTCAAGTGATTCATCACTGTCTCAATTACTCCTACAACAGCTGTCTCTTTTTTGTCCgcctctgtctccctctcacACATTTTCTCACTTTGTCAAGGCACTTTACTGTTTAAacgctttaaataatttttaattaaaacaaatggcACTCGAAACAAAACACGCACTGCCAACAAATTGACAGAGACAGCAACTGTAATTATATCCACAGTAAATGACTAGAGCGAGATGGCTAGTGGCTGTACAAGcaagagaaagatagagagagagacagtatGAAAGGGAGAGCATGAATTACGTGTTGTTTGTGCATGAAATCAAaagctgcttgttgttgctgttgctgtttctgttgttgacACTGtacaacgacagcagcaacaaaactaCGCACACACCTACAAATTAACAGCACCTgcagctacacacacacacacacacacacacacacacatagagaaaGACACAGTGACTGTATTCGTGACAAGTTTgagacaaaacaaacaacacaagAGACTCGAGACTCAACTTCATTTGCAACCGGAAAGAGAGGGAGGAGTTTTCCACTCGCTGAAATTTTCACGCTAGAAATTCACTACACATCAGTGATGCCAACCACtccttaaaaacaaattaaaaaaagacagGAACCAGAAAAAAAggattatataaaataattttataataaatgtataactATTATagttttccttaaattttctgattttaaatctgttattattatttggagAGGTCCTACGGCTCTCTGGCTAGAGTCGCCGACCTGCTACTTAAACTCTATAGAtctacagtttgaaaaataattgggTTCGGCACTGCCCCAATGCTAAGTTTTaagaaaagttataaaaatatgtttcatcAGCCAAGTTTACGTCATAAAACTTAATGATTGTCCCACAAAGactgattttaaatttgatagcggaaagaaaaaaaatatattagcgaataatattaaaaaactgcATTTGCAGCATcctaaaataacttaaatttccgtatataaaatgttttatattttagtttagcAAAAGTAGTTTTGAAAAGCTCAGTTctttccataaaaaaaagccaaattgaCAACACTGATAtatagagaaaaagagagagggttagcgagagagcgagagggcTAGAGCCATTAGCCAGCAAAGTGAACTCATTCAATTGAACACTGAATACAAATGCAAGTTGATTTAACTTTAACCAAACAGCATATTTATTAGAGATGAAAGcttttatctctctctctctgtctctctctctcctgtt harbors:
- the LOC117784315 gene encoding probable salivary secreted peptide; its protein translation is MRVCFLAALVIFSLLALGRGEDIKRSHSVTWGARVFRDTHLERVIINEKSKFLRVVTRDYTFKQQTFYRKITQIVITDQNKNGKGGYAHLKQGGPGATFAHIHFKSQRNNGISFIVDIYGL